A portion of the Chitinophagales bacterium genome contains these proteins:
- a CDS encoding amine oxidase, protein MNFTSTHNPFASFWMAGFECADHLNAFGNRIDLLKLTDHLSLINEDYQRLSQFNIKSVREGIRWSQIEKQPYHYDWSEVAQMIKFGKQNNIQQIWDLCHFGFPDDLTPLHPMFPRRFAAMCRAFIEFYRSVDSESTLIITPINEVSFLSWLGGDVRGTSPYCVDQGWEVKYQLVKAYIEGIEALKEADNNVRVFLTEPLVNVVPPINASSEQIQEALKEYENQFQVFDMVAGYICPELRGKPEYLDILGLNYYSNNQWVFGRRDNLSWKNGLDDPRWRPLNEMLQEVHSRYGLPLVLSETSYPGEEKPLWLTSIAKECAVAIDNQIPLWGICYYPVIDRPDWDHLTPYCRSGLWDTEFVTGNDTPQRILHQSTAEALIKSQLMIEKSSKKNQLQLASAI, encoded by the coding sequence ATGAACTTTACTTCAACTCATAATCCTTTTGCGAGTTTTTGGATGGCGGGTTTTGAATGTGCCGATCACTTAAATGCCTTTGGGAACCGCATAGATTTATTGAAATTAACGGATCACCTGTCATTAATTAATGAAGACTACCAAAGGCTTTCGCAATTTAATATCAAGTCAGTGCGCGAAGGAATTCGCTGGAGCCAGATAGAAAAACAACCTTATCATTATGATTGGAGCGAGGTGGCTCAAATGATTAAGTTTGGTAAACAAAATAATATTCAACAAATCTGGGATCTGTGTCATTTCGGTTTCCCTGATGACTTAACCCCGCTTCATCCAATGTTTCCGCGGCGTTTTGCTGCTATGTGCAGGGCATTTATTGAATTTTATCGCTCGGTTGATAGCGAAAGCACACTTATAATAACCCCCATCAATGAAGTAAGCTTTCTATCATGGCTTGGAGGAGATGTGAGAGGTACATCACCTTATTGTGTTGACCAAGGGTGGGAAGTTAAATATCAGCTGGTAAAAGCGTATATAGAAGGTATAGAAGCTTTAAAAGAGGCTGATAATAACGTTCGGGTTTTTCTAACCGAACCATTGGTAAATGTTGTCCCACCTATTAATGCTTCATCTGAACAAATTCAGGAGGCATTAAAAGAGTATGAAAACCAATTCCAGGTATTCGATATGGTTGCAGGTTATATATGTCCCGAATTAAGAGGCAAACCGGAATATCTTGACATACTGGGACTTAATTATTATTCAAATAACCAATGGGTTTTTGGAAGAAGAGATAACCTATCATGGAAAAATGGATTAGATGATCCACGCTGGCGACCACTCAATGAAATGCTCCAGGAAGTGCACAGTCGTTATGGTCTTCCTTTAGTTTTGTCTGAAACGAGTTACCCTGGTGAAGAAAAACCACTGTGGTTAACTTCTATCGCAAAAGAATGTGCTGTTGCTATAGATAATCAAATTCCATTATGGGGGATATGCTATTATCCTGTAATTGACCGGCCCGACTGGGACCATTTAACTCCATACTGCAGATCCGGTTTGTGGGATACCGAGTTTGTTACTGGAAATGATACTCCTCAACGGATACTACATCAATCAACTGCAGAGGCTTTAATAAAAAGTCAATTAATGATTGAAAAGAGTAGCAAAAAAAATCAATTGCAATTAGCTTCTGCAATCTGA
- a CDS encoding SBBP repeat-containing protein has product MNLIKFYTSILIICIGYMNQTFAQIQTYSWITSGGSISFDAANGIACDKKTNAFVVGSFVETFKWDSFLMVSRGLQDVYYGKFDNDKNVKWMNQFGGTGDDVGNDITIDKSGNLFMVGYFSDTVKAGVSNLISRGAEDAFVIKADNKGKILWGASGGGTGFDEARAVTTDKKGNVYISGVFFGTAYFGNTVLVSQGDTDIFFAKYSPQGSLLWVEAFGGKGIQTMQGIKYDSIGNCVYAGGYFQNTIHFGSFTLTCTDGKADDYLVKFDTRGNTIWAYQFASPAFDDAEGVAVDYNGDPYLVGYVTAPFTFRGVTVSVFGSLDPFLAKISKNGGERWVRVVGSKGEDVDRGAVADLFGNIYWIGGFEGTATFETDKFTSAGKRDVFVCKYDTTGKYITTFPAGGTSHDRGRGVDVVPNGDVFICGRFTQSTTFGSMTLRADGFYDPYVAKIGYCNPPFKVTATAPGSVCQGSALQLNAVPVPFVNASYKWSGPNNFSSSTQSPIIPNITTDAEGTYTVLAESGGCFANDDTTVNVINCREAEAEVSTDFIVSVSPNPNNGNFLINLQIPFKSNNIQIRLSDILGRTVFQKNYFETNSIVQEIQLNNIVSNVVFAEIRAGSEIKIIKIITH; this is encoded by the coding sequence ATGAATCTGATAAAATTCTACACCTCCATTCTTATAATTTGTATTGGATATATGAACCAAACTTTTGCGCAGATACAAACCTATTCCTGGATTACATCAGGAGGCAGCATCTCATTCGACGCAGCCAATGGAATAGCTTGCGATAAAAAGACAAATGCCTTTGTAGTTGGGTCATTCGTTGAAACATTTAAATGGGACAGTTTTCTAATGGTATCAAGGGGATTACAAGATGTTTATTATGGAAAATTTGATAACGACAAAAATGTAAAATGGATGAACCAGTTTGGAGGTACAGGTGACGATGTGGGAAACGATATAACAATTGATAAAAGTGGTAATCTTTTCATGGTAGGTTATTTTTCCGATACCGTGAAAGCCGGGGTTAGCAACCTTATCTCTCGTGGTGCAGAAGATGCGTTTGTAATAAAGGCAGATAACAAGGGAAAAATCCTTTGGGGAGCTTCGGGCGGAGGTACAGGCTTTGATGAGGCCCGTGCTGTTACTACTGATAAAAAAGGAAATGTGTACATATCCGGAGTCTTCTTCGGCACTGCTTACTTTGGTAATACTGTACTCGTGTCACAAGGTGATACTGATATATTCTTTGCAAAGTACTCGCCTCAAGGCTCATTGCTCTGGGTAGAAGCTTTTGGCGGTAAAGGCATACAAACTATGCAAGGCATAAAATATGATTCAATTGGAAACTGTGTCTATGCCGGTGGATATTTTCAGAACACCATACATTTCGGTTCTTTCACTTTAACCTGTACAGATGGTAAAGCCGATGATTATCTTGTAAAGTTTGATACAAGAGGGAATACCATTTGGGCATATCAATTTGCGAGTCCCGCCTTTGATGACGCCGAGGGTGTTGCAGTTGATTATAATGGCGATCCTTATCTGGTTGGATATGTTACGGCGCCCTTTACCTTTAGAGGCGTAACCGTTTCAGTATTTGGAAGTCTCGATCCGTTTTTAGCAAAGATAAGTAAGAATGGCGGCGAACGATGGGTACGCGTTGTAGGATCAAAGGGTGAGGATGTCGACCGCGGAGCTGTTGCTGATCTTTTTGGAAATATTTACTGGATTGGCGGATTTGAGGGAACGGCAACTTTTGAAACCGATAAATTTACAAGTGCCGGAAAAAGAGATGTCTTTGTTTGTAAATATGATACGACGGGTAAGTATATAACTACTTTTCCTGCAGGAGGCACCAGCCATGACAGAGGAAGAGGAGTAGATGTAGTTCCGAACGGAGATGTGTTTATTTGCGGCAGATTTACACAAAGCACCACCTTCGGATCAATGACTTTACGTGCCGATGGGTTCTATGATCCTTATGTTGCAAAAATCGGGTATTGTAACCCTCCTTTTAAAGTTACTGCCACTGCTCCAGGTTCGGTATGTCAGGGAAGCGCACTCCAGTTAAATGCAGTGCCAGTTCCATTTGTTAATGCTTCCTACAAGTGGTCGGGTCCAAATAATTTTTCTTCATCCACGCAAAGTCCCATCATTCCTAATATCACTACCGATGCTGAAGGAACCTATACGGTACTTGCAGAAAGCGGTGGATGTTTTGCAAATGATGATACTACCGTGAATGTAATCAACTGCAGGGAGGCAGAAGCCGAAGTTTCAACGGATTTTATAGTATCTGTTTCACCTAATCCAAATAATGGAAATTTTTTAATTAATCTGCAGATACCATTCAAATCGAATAATATTCAGATAAGATTGTCCGACATCTTAGGAAGAACAGTTTTTCAAAAAAATTATTTTGAAACCAATTCAATAGTGCAGGAAATACAATTGAATAATATTGTCTCTAATGTAGTTTTTGCAGAAATAAGAGCCGGGTCGGAAATTAAAATCATCAAAATCATTACCCATTAA
- a CDS encoding ABC transporter permease: protein MNYAENIRIAMRAIRSNSLRTILTLLIIAFGIMALVGILTSIESLKSSLASTWSIMGANTFSIRQRGLDVFGDGGDEEEKPSPNITYEQAVMFKERFNFPGRVSLSGFVTGMGVLKYESKKTNQNVRVVGVDENYLYVSGYEMGDGRFFTPQEARNGDPVVVIGENVRDKIFAPSSNPVNEFVSMNGRRYKVIGVLRSKGSSRVSSSDNTAMIPLLNAVHNNIGYDQSYGIAVAVSSVNQVQAGVDEATGLMRNIRRQRLDEPDNFACVKSDAIIEQLNSQLAYLTFAALVIGIITLIGAATGLMNIMLVSVTERTREIGVSKALGATKKVIRRQFVMEAIVICQIGGIVGIILGTLAGNGVSLLIGGSFVMPWFWIIMGLIFCFIVGLGSGIYPAVKASNLDPIDALRYE from the coding sequence TTGAACTACGCTGAAAATATCAGAATTGCCATGCGTGCTATTCGCAGCAATTCATTGCGTACCATACTTACATTGCTCATTATTGCTTTTGGCATAATGGCTTTGGTAGGAATTCTCACCTCGATCGAAAGCTTGAAAAGCTCTTTAGCCAGCACGTGGTCAATCATGGGGGCCAATACCTTTTCCATTCGACAGCGCGGATTAGATGTATTTGGTGATGGTGGCGATGAAGAGGAAAAACCCAGTCCTAACATTACCTATGAACAGGCTGTAATGTTTAAGGAGCGATTTAACTTTCCGGGAAGGGTTTCACTTTCCGGATTTGTGACGGGTATGGGGGTATTGAAATATGAATCAAAAAAAACTAATCAAAATGTAAGAGTGGTTGGGGTTGATGAGAATTATCTTTATGTATCAGGTTATGAAATGGGAGACGGTAGATTTTTTACGCCACAGGAAGCCCGGAACGGCGACCCCGTTGTAGTGATCGGTGAAAATGTCCGGGATAAAATTTTTGCACCGAGCAGCAATCCTGTTAATGAGTTTGTATCAATGAACGGAAGACGGTACAAGGTGATAGGGGTTCTGAGATCCAAGGGATCGAGCCGTGTTTCAAGCAGTGATAATACAGCAATGATTCCCTTATTAAACGCAGTTCATAACAATATAGGTTACGATCAATCTTATGGTATAGCTGTGGCTGTTAGCTCCGTAAACCAGGTGCAGGCAGGTGTAGACGAGGCAACAGGCCTCATGCGGAATATTCGCCGTCAGCGTTTGGACGAACCCGATAACTTTGCATGCGTTAAAAGTGATGCCATCATCGAACAGCTTAACAGTCAGTTAGCCTATCTCACTTTTGCTGCCCTGGTGATTGGTATTATTACTCTTATTGGCGCTGCTACCGGATTAATGAATATTATGCTCGTTTCTGTTACAGAACGTACCCGTGAAATTGGCGTAAGCAAGGCTTTGGGTGCTACCAAAAAGGTGATCCGCCGGCAATTTGTAATGGAAGCAATTGTTATCTGTCAAATTGGTGGCATCGTTGGAATTATCTTAGGTACACTGGCCGGTAACGGAGTTTCTCTTTTAATTGGAGGAAGCTTTGTGATGCCCTGGTTTTGGATTATCATGGGACTTATATTCTGCTTTATTGTGGGCCTGGGGTCAGGGATTTATCCTGCCGTTAAAGCATCCAACCTGGACCCCATCGATGCCCTTCGATATGAATAG
- a CDS encoding histidine phosphatase family protein, with protein sequence MKTIVLVRHAKSSWKDNSADDHDRTLNKRGEHDAPFMAKVFKDKNIDPEILISSSAVRAFATAKEFAKILGYKKRKILKSTGLYLAELEEWISFIKEMSEKYSRVVLFGHNPGITQLANYFSGESIDNMPTCSFCVIEFNLDKWDEADEKKGTLKFFEYPKKYFPELEE encoded by the coding sequence ATGAAGACAATAGTCTTAGTGCGCCATGCTAAATCGAGCTGGAAAGACAATTCTGCTGATGACCACGATCGTACTTTAAATAAAAGAGGCGAACACGATGCGCCCTTTATGGCAAAGGTGTTTAAAGATAAAAATATTGATCCCGAAATTTTAATTTCAAGCTCGGCTGTGCGGGCCTTTGCAACTGCTAAAGAGTTTGCTAAAATACTTGGCTATAAAAAAAGAAAAATTTTAAAATCAACCGGATTGTATCTGGCGGAGTTGGAAGAATGGATAAGTTTTATAAAAGAAATGTCTGAAAAATATTCAAGAGTTGTTTTATTCGGACATAACCCAGGCATTACTCAATTAGCAAATTATTTTTCCGGTGAATCAATCGATAATATGCCTACCTGTAGCTTTTGTGTAATTGAATTTAATTTAGATAAATGGGATGAAGCGGATGAAAAAAAGGGAACGCTTAAATTTTTTGAATATCCTAAAAAATACTTTCCCGAACTGGAAGAATAG
- a CDS encoding spore maturation protein: MALSRFWTFIIVCSIAWAFFLLLTGQIYSLSGIVNGKQGEPVIVAERDSQEFKLTESLFFDSIKAKNESGFLKGNFLYRLSNAGVIEVSEGTQKSDGIFTTCKNTILDIWLPLIGYLTFFCGLMNLLSDSKATEKMARILSPLFGRIFPDLPENDPAYGYMTMNFAANFLGLDNAATPFGLKAMESMQETNKIPDRASNSQIMFLCLHAAGLTLIPSSIIGYRAAMNAANPADIMLPTIITSFAGTIAALFFVGLRQRINLINPVIIGAVLIISVVIGGLLFFISQLNGISKFHFTGNLSNGVLLFIILAIVVYSFKHEKIFREKDTNIFDSFIYGAKDGFTTGIRVLPYMVAMLVALSIFRNSGLMDIVMQGVSFLLKLLYIDQQIIDAIPVALMRPFSAGGSRGFMLDAMKTYGPDTLTGRLSCLFQGAAETTFYVVALYFGSVNVKNTRYTIGTMLMVDAVCVICGIIVCEWYF, encoded by the coding sequence ATGGCATTAAGCAGGTTTTGGACATTTATTATTGTTTGCAGTATTGCCTGGGCCTTTTTTCTTTTACTCACCGGTCAGATATATTCTCTTTCCGGCATTGTTAATGGAAAGCAGGGTGAACCTGTTATAGTGGCTGAACGGGATTCCCAGGAATTTAAACTAACCGAATCTCTATTCTTCGATAGTATTAAAGCTAAAAATGAATCAGGATTTTTAAAAGGTAATTTTTTATACCGTCTTTCGAATGCAGGAGTAATTGAGGTTAGTGAAGGCACCCAAAAATCAGACGGCATTTTTACAACCTGCAAAAATACCATACTGGATATCTGGCTGCCGCTTATAGGTTACCTTACTTTTTTTTGCGGGCTTATGAATTTATTGAGCGATTCAAAAGCAACTGAAAAAATGGCTCGTATCTTATCACCTCTCTTTGGAAGAATTTTTCCGGATCTTCCGGAAAACGATCCTGCCTATGGATACATGACCATGAACTTCGCTGCAAACTTTTTGGGCCTGGATAATGCAGCTACACCGTTCGGGTTAAAAGCAATGGAAAGTATGCAGGAAACTAATAAAATCCCGGACCGGGCAAGTAATAGCCAGATCATGTTCCTGTGCTTGCATGCTGCCGGCCTCACATTAATTCCTTCTTCAATTATCGGATATCGCGCTGCAATGAATGCTGCAAACCCTGCTGACATTATGCTGCCTACTATCATTACTTCTTTTGCCGGAACAATAGCAGCATTATTTTTTGTAGGCCTGCGCCAGCGCATCAACCTGATTAATCCAGTAATAATAGGGGCGGTATTAATTATCAGCGTAGTAATCGGTGGCTTGCTTTTTTTTATCAGCCAATTAAATGGTATCAGTAAGTTTCATTTTACAGGAAACTTAAGCAATGGTGTTTTGCTTTTTATTATACTGGCTATTGTTGTCTATTCATTTAAGCATGAGAAAATTTTCAGAGAGAAAGACACAAACATTTTTGACTCTTTTATTTACGGTGCCAAAGATGGGTTTACAACCGGCATCCGGGTTCTTCCATATATGGTAGCGATGCTGGTAGCATTAAGCATTTTTCGAAACTCAGGGCTGATGGATATTGTAATGCAGGGTGTATCTTTCTTATTAAAACTGCTGTACATTGATCAGCAAATTATAGATGCGATACCAGTTGCTCTTATGAGACCGTTTAGTGCGGGCGGATCACGGGGGTTTATGCTCGATGCTATGAAAACATATGGGCCCGACACATTAACAGGCAGGTTAAGCTGCCTGTTTCAAGGAGCCGCTGAAACCACTTTTTATGTAGTAGCACTTTACTTCGGGTCTGTCAATGTTAAGAATACCCGCTATACAATAGGTACTATGTTAATGGTGGATGCAGTCTGTGTGATATGCGGAATAATTGTTTGTGAATGGTATTTCTAG
- a CDS encoding HD domain-containing protein, producing MGDKSLKKSSAILQQAGEHVFQLLLEKLPASYLYHNYNHTVEVVEATTDIAQGCDLSKEETELVLLSAWFHDCGFVETYDDHEKASLEIAERFLREHSYPAEKIEIIKQCIEATRYPQNPAGLLQSVLCDADLSGIAQKNYFETADFLRHESEMVKGKFISDAEWIESEVQFLSHHKYHTAYGQLTYQKRKNMHMVELQKMLREIKEKEAKDEEKKKMKQQAAETKKPDRGVETMFRTTIRNHMELSGMADTKANIMISVNSIILGFTVSNLFSKFEDHKYLIIPTAVLLIVCLGTIVFAILSTRPRLTSGISSRDQIIKKHANLLFFGNFHNMKEQDFEWGINELMNDTDYLYNSMIRDLYNLGKVLGRKYKYLRFAYSFFMFGLIISIVAYAVAYWYYIDYLGIIPGP from the coding sequence GTGGGCGATAAAAGCTTAAAAAAATCATCAGCAATACTACAGCAGGCAGGAGAACATGTATTCCAATTACTTCTTGAAAAACTTCCTGCAAGCTATCTCTACCATAATTATAATCATACTGTTGAGGTGGTGGAGGCTACAACCGATATTGCACAAGGCTGTGATCTTTCAAAGGAAGAAACGGAACTGGTACTGCTTTCAGCCTGGTTCCATGACTGCGGATTTGTAGAAACTTATGATGATCATGAGAAGGCCAGCCTGGAGATTGCGGAGCGTTTCTTAAGAGAGCATTCGTACCCTGCTGAGAAAATTGAAATTATCAAGCAATGTATTGAAGCAACAAGGTATCCTCAAAACCCTGCGGGCCTGCTTCAAAGTGTCTTGTGCGACGCAGATCTTTCGGGCATTGCCCAAAAAAATTATTTCGAAACCGCAGATTTCCTGCGCCATGAATCGGAAATGGTGAAGGGCAAATTTATTTCAGATGCAGAATGGATTGAATCAGAAGTGCAGTTTCTTTCTCATCATAAATACCATACTGCCTATGGTCAGTTAACCTATCAGAAAAGAAAAAACATGCATATGGTGGAGCTGCAAAAGATGCTGCGGGAAATAAAGGAGAAAGAGGCAAAAGATGAAGAAAAGAAAAAAATGAAACAACAGGCAGCAGAAACAAAAAAACCTGATCGCGGTGTAGAGACCATGTTTCGCACAACCATAAGGAACCACATGGAACTCAGTGGAATGGCAGATACCAAAGCCAACATAATGATTAGCGTGAATTCCATTATTCTCGGTTTCACCGTATCTAACCTTTTTTCAAAGTTTGAAGATCATAAATACCTGATAATTCCAACAGCAGTGCTTTTAATAGTTTGCCTGGGAACAATTGTGTTTGCCATTCTTTCCACACGGCCCCGTTTGACAAGTGGTATATCAAGCCGGGATCAAATAATTAAGAAGCATGCCAACCTTCTTTTTTTTGGCAACTTCCATAACATGAAAGAGCAGGATTTTGAATGGGGAATTAATGAGTTAATGAATGATACTGATTATCTCTATAACAGTATGATCCGCGACCTTTATAATCTTGGAAAAGTTTTGGGAAGGAAGTATAAATATCTTCGCTTTGCTTATTCTTTTTTTATGTTTGGTCTCATCATCTCTATAGTTGCATATGCGGTCGCATATTGGTATTACATAGATTACCTGGGAATAATACCGGGACCGTAA
- a CDS encoding aconitate hydratase, producing the protein MAFDVEMITALYGQLEERLAKVRLLLNRPMTLTEKILYSHLSYAFPFSLYGRGKSYVEFAPDRVAMQDATAQMALLQFMTAGKDKTAVPTTVHCDHLIQAKVGAQQDLQTALEVNKEVYDFLASVSNRYGIGFWKPGAGIIHQVVLENYAFPGGMMIGTDSHTPNAGGLGMIAIGVGGADAVDVMSGMGWELKFPNLIGVRLTGKMSGWTSAKDVILKVAGVLTVKGGTGAILEYFGSGAEAISCTGKGTICNMGAEIGATTSVFAYDTKMESYLRATNRSEIADLANTVSEHLRADQDVLVNPEKYYDQVIDINLDELEPHINGPYTPDLAWPLSQFKDAVIKNEWPEKLEVALIGSCTNSSYEDMTRAASIARQASEKNLKAKSEFTITPGSEQIRYTIARDGLLENFEQMGGMVLANACGPCIGQWARHMADPAKKNSILTSYNRNFAKRNDGNTSTHAFVASPEIVTAFALAGSLFFNPLTDTLTNEKGESIKLEEPEGIELPLNGFAVEDAGFVPPAEDGNLVKVIISPTSDRLQLLESFPAWEGADLQALRLLIKAKGKCTTDHISMAGPWLKYRGHLDNISNNMLIGALNYFNDKADNVKSQLTGEYDSVPAVQRAYKAAGIGTIVVGDENYGEGSSREHAAMEPRHLGVRAVVVKSFARIHETNLKKQGMLALTFSDKSHYDKILEDDLIDIEGLTTFAPDLPLTLVLHHADQTSESFPVHHTYNAIQIGWFKAGSALNLIKEASNKELVS; encoded by the coding sequence ATGGCATTTGATGTAGAGATGATAACGGCGCTGTATGGACAGCTTGAAGAGCGGCTTGCAAAGGTACGCTTGCTGCTGAACAGACCTATGACCTTGACAGAGAAAATACTATACTCGCACCTATCATATGCTTTTCCTTTCTCACTTTACGGAAGAGGAAAATCATACGTTGAATTTGCTCCCGACCGTGTAGCCATGCAGGATGCTACTGCCCAAATGGCTTTATTGCAATTTATGACTGCCGGAAAAGATAAAACAGCGGTTCCCACTACCGTGCATTGCGATCATTTGATCCAGGCTAAGGTGGGAGCACAACAGGATCTTCAGACTGCTCTTGAAGTAAATAAGGAAGTATACGATTTTCTTGCTTCCGTCTCCAACCGTTATGGTATTGGTTTTTGGAAACCGGGCGCAGGTATCATTCACCAGGTGGTATTGGAAAACTACGCTTTTCCCGGAGGTATGATGATAGGCACAGATTCACATACACCAAATGCGGGTGGATTAGGGATGATTGCGATTGGCGTTGGTGGTGCAGATGCGGTAGATGTGATGAGCGGCATGGGTTGGGAACTAAAATTTCCAAATCTTATCGGCGTACGCTTAACCGGAAAGATGAGTGGCTGGACTTCAGCCAAAGATGTTATTCTTAAAGTGGCGGGTGTGTTAACTGTCAAAGGAGGCACCGGTGCTATACTGGAATATTTTGGTTCCGGTGCAGAAGCTATTTCATGTACAGGCAAGGGTACTATTTGTAATATGGGTGCAGAAATCGGGGCCACCACTTCGGTATTTGCTTATGATACTAAAATGGAATCGTACCTGCGGGCAACCAATAGAAGTGAAATTGCAGATCTTGCCAATACTGTTTCGGAACACTTGCGTGCAGATCAGGACGTTTTGGTGAATCCTGAAAAATATTATGACCAGGTGATCGATATTAACCTGGATGAACTAGAGCCGCACATAAATGGACCTTACACACCTGATCTGGCTTGGCCACTTTCACAGTTCAAGGATGCTGTAATTAAAAATGAATGGCCTGAAAAATTAGAGGTAGCACTTATAGGTTCCTGTACCAATTCCTCTTATGAAGATATGACCCGCGCAGCTTCCATTGCAAGGCAGGCATCTGAAAAAAATCTGAAAGCGAAATCAGAATTTACTATTACGCCCGGTTCTGAGCAAATTCGGTACACCATTGCAAGGGATGGATTGCTGGAAAACTTTGAGCAAATGGGCGGAATGGTGCTGGCGAATGCCTGTGGTCCATGCATTGGACAATGGGCCAGGCATATGGCGGATCCTGCAAAAAAGAATTCTATACTTACTTCCTACAATAGAAATTTTGCCAAACGGAATGATGGTAATACGAGTACCCATGCTTTCGTGGCATCTCCTGAGATAGTGACGGCTTTTGCCCTTGCAGGATCACTTTTTTTTAATCCTCTTACAGATACTTTGACAAATGAAAAAGGAGAATCCATAAAATTAGAGGAACCGGAGGGAATTGAGTTGCCATTAAATGGATTTGCTGTAGAAGATGCAGGCTTTGTGCCTCCTGCTGAGGATGGAAACCTGGTAAAGGTTATTATTAGTCCTACCTCAGATCGTCTTCAATTGCTGGAATCATTTCCTGCATGGGAAGGAGCAGATTTACAAGCATTGCGTTTACTGATTAAAGCGAAAGGCAAATGCACTACTGACCATATTTCAATGGCGGGCCCCTGGTTAAAATACCGTGGACACCTCGATAATATATCGAATAACATGCTCATAGGTGCACTTAACTATTTTAATGATAAAGCAGATAACGTTAAGAGTCAGCTTACAGGGGAATACGACTCTGTACCTGCTGTTCAGCGTGCGTATAAGGCTGCTGGTATTGGAACCATTGTGGTAGGTGATGAAAATTATGGCGAAGGCTCATCCCGTGAACATGCCGCGATGGAACCGCGTCACCTCGGTGTTCGGGCAGTAGTTGTTAAATCTTTTGCACGTATTCATGAAACTAATCTAAAAAAGCAGGGCATGCTCGCACTTACTTTTTCAGATAAAAGCCATTACGATAAAATTCTTGAAGATGACCTGATAGATATTGAAGGTCTTACCACATTTGCTCCTGACCTTCCATTAACATTGGTGTTGCATCATGCCGATCAAACTTCAGAATCATTTCCAGTTCACCATACTTACAATGCAATTCAGATTGGCTGGTTTAAGGCTGGCAGTGCACTTAATTTAATTAAAGAGGCTAGTAATAAGGAATTGGTTAGCTGA